One window of the Alphaproteobacteria bacterium genome contains the following:
- the cysQ gene encoding 3'(2'),5'-bisphosphate nucleotidase CysQ codes for MTSDPARLIPAVRDLAYAAGDAILEIYGTDFDSTRKDDGSPLTLADTASESIIVPGLRALTPEIPVISEEEFANGESPTDIGDRFWLVDPLDGTREFLKRNDEFTVNIGLVDGGVPRVGILYAPALDLMYAGATGVGATLIEGQDGARGEEHAISCREIPDEGMDVLVSRSHAVNDKLEAYLADMNVRNRVPQGSALKFGRLAAGEADIYPRFGPTCEWDTGAGHAIVLAAGGSLETFDGTPLPYSKPKYLNPGFVAFGRR; via the coding sequence ATGACTTCTGACCCGGCGCGCCTGATCCCCGCGGTTCGCGACCTCGCCTACGCGGCGGGAGACGCGATCCTCGAAATATACGGCACCGATTTCGACAGCACCCGCAAGGATGACGGCTCCCCCCTGACCCTGGCCGACACGGCCTCCGAGTCCATCATCGTCCCCGGCCTGCGCGCACTCACACCCGAGATTCCTGTGATCTCCGAGGAAGAATTCGCCAACGGCGAGAGCCCGACGGATATCGGCGACCGGTTCTGGCTCGTGGACCCCCTCGACGGCACCCGGGAGTTCCTCAAGCGTAACGACGAGTTCACGGTCAATATCGGTCTGGTCGATGGCGGCGTGCCCCGCGTGGGCATTCTCTACGCGCCCGCCCTCGACCTGATGTATGCCGGGGCCACCGGCGTAGGCGCGACCCTGATCGAAGGCCAAGACGGGGCGCGCGGCGAAGAACACGCCATCAGCTGTCGCGAAATTCCTGACGAAGGCATGGATGTGCTGGTCAGCCGCTCCCACGCGGTCAACGACAAGCTCGAGGCCTATCTGGCCGACATGAACGTCCGGAACCGTGTCCCCCAGGGCAGCGCCCTGAAGTTCGGGCGTCTGGCCGCCGGCGAGGCGGATATCTACCCCCGCTTCGGCCCGACCTGTGAATGGGACACGGGCGCGGGACACGCGATCGTGCTCGCCGCCGGCGGATCGCTCGAGACATTCGACGGCACGCCGCTGCCCTACAGCAAGCCCAAATATCTCAACCCCGGCTTCGTCGCGTTCGGCCGCCGCTGA
- a CDS encoding L-threonylcarbamoyladenylate synthase, which produces MDRIEPANDDTLKSAANRLREGGLVAFPTETVYGLGADARNDDAVARIFAAKERPSFNPLIVHVEGLATARALGEINEPAATLAAHFWPGPISFVVPRLPDSGLSFLVSAGLDTVALRAPAHPLSRDLLARFGGPIAAPSANRAGEVSPTSAAHVADSLGDAPDLIMDGGPCMVGLESTVIDLCNTRPAILRHGAVTREQLEEILGPIDDASVAEPGTAPRSPGQIAKHYAPSIPLRINATEVRPDEAFVFFGDPLAGNAAATRNLSPSGDIIEAAARLFATLRELDRPEFAGIAVAPVPETGIGRAINDRLRRAATAHKG; this is translated from the coding sequence GTGGATCGCATCGAACCGGCGAATGACGATACGCTCAAAAGCGCCGCGAACAGGCTGCGCGAAGGCGGTCTCGTCGCGTTCCCGACCGAGACGGTCTATGGGCTGGGCGCCGACGCGCGTAACGACGACGCCGTTGCGCGTATTTTTGCCGCGAAAGAACGGCCGAGCTTCAACCCGCTGATCGTGCATGTCGAGGGACTTGCCACCGCGCGCGCACTCGGCGAGATCAACGAACCCGCCGCCACCCTCGCCGCGCACTTCTGGCCGGGACCCATCAGCTTCGTCGTCCCGCGGCTACCGGATTCCGGCCTGTCATTTCTGGTGAGCGCCGGCCTGGACACGGTCGCGCTGCGCGCGCCGGCCCATCCGCTTTCCCGCGATCTGCTCGCGCGTTTCGGTGGCCCCATTGCCGCCCCCAGCGCCAACCGCGCGGGCGAAGTCAGTCCGACATCGGCAGCTCATGTGGCGGACTCCCTCGGCGACGCGCCGGATCTAATCATGGACGGCGGCCCCTGCATGGTCGGGCTCGAATCCACGGTGATCGACCTCTGCAACACACGTCCCGCGATCCTGCGCCACGGGGCGGTGACCCGCGAACAGCTTGAAGAGATACTCGGGCCGATCGACGATGCGAGCGTGGCCGAACCCGGCACGGCGCCACGTTCGCCCGGTCAGATCGCCAAACACTACGCGCCGTCGATCCCCCTGCGGATCAACGCGACGGAAGTCAGGCCGGACGAGGCCTTCGTGTTCTTCGGTGACCCACTTGCGGGTAATGCGGCTGCCACCCGCAACCTCAGCCCGTCCGGCGACATAATCGAGGCCGCCGCCCGGCTGTTCGCGACATTGCGCGAACTCGATCGTCCGGAATTCGCGGGAATCGCCGTGGCGCCGGTGCCTGAAACGGGTATCGGGCGGGCAATCAACGACCGCCTGCGCCGCGCCGCAACCGCGCACAAGGGTTGA
- a CDS encoding FAD-binding oxidoreductase, which yields MNKLATAPGLPDGLLDRLAEIVGDAGMVTDVSDMEPYIAEQRGLFRGETPCVVRPASTSEVSQVVAACHDANVPIVPQGGNTGLCGGAVASGEVILSLVRMNKIREVDPVNFTMTVDAGCVLANLQDVAEEHDRFFPLSLGAEGSCQIGGNLSTNAGGTAVIRYGNSRELALGLEVVLPDGQIWDGLTGLRKNNTGYDLKHLFIGAEGTLGIITGAVLKLFPKPRVRNTAFIALRDLEDVLEVLGRARKASGDAVSGFELIPRLAIDMSKQHIEGMFEFLEGLHEWYALIEFESSDENSDLGTAMESLLATAYDDGLVVDATIAQSDAQREQMWFLREAMVLAQKPDGASIKNDVSVPISRVPQFIREANAATTELCPGIRHLAFGHVGDGNVHYNLAQPVDADPQAFLDRWDEITGRVIDIALSMRGSFSAEHGIGKLKVHDLAERKPAVELDMMRMIKNSLDPKGLMNPGKVL from the coding sequence ATGAACAAACTCGCGACAGCCCCCGGACTGCCAGACGGCCTGCTCGACCGACTCGCCGAAATTGTCGGCGATGCCGGTATGGTCACCGACGTTTCGGACATGGAGCCCTATATCGCCGAACAGCGCGGCCTGTTTCGCGGCGAGACGCCTTGCGTGGTGCGCCCCGCCTCCACATCCGAGGTCTCGCAAGTTGTGGCGGCGTGTCACGACGCCAATGTCCCGATTGTTCCCCAGGGTGGCAACACCGGTCTTTGCGGCGGTGCCGTCGCCTCGGGCGAAGTCATCCTGAGCCTCGTCCGCATGAATAAAATCCGCGAGGTCGATCCGGTAAACTTCACCATGACCGTGGATGCGGGCTGCGTTCTGGCCAATTTGCAGGACGTTGCCGAGGAACATGACCGGTTCTTCCCGCTTAGTCTTGGTGCCGAGGGATCCTGTCAGATCGGCGGCAACCTCTCGACCAACGCCGGTGGCACGGCGGTGATCCGCTATGGCAACAGCCGCGAACTGGCGCTGGGCCTCGAAGTCGTCCTGCCCGACGGGCAGATCTGGGACGGGCTGACCGGCCTGCGCAAGAACAACACCGGCTATGACCTGAAACATCTGTTCATCGGCGCCGAGGGCACGCTCGGGATCATCACCGGCGCGGTTCTCAAGCTGTTTCCCAAGCCACGCGTCCGCAACACGGCATTCATCGCGTTGCGCGACCTCGAAGACGTTCTCGAGGTGCTCGGCCGTGCGCGCAAGGCGAGCGGTGACGCGGTTTCGGGGTTCGAACTGATCCCCCGCCTCGCCATCGATATGTCAAAGCAACACATCGAGGGCATGTTCGAGTTCCTCGAAGGCCTCCATGAATGGTACGCGCTGATCGAGTTCGAGAGCAGCGACGAGAATTCGGATTTGGGCACGGCGATGGAGAGCCTCCTCGCCACCGCCTATGACGACGGGCTGGTCGTCGATGCCACGATCGCCCAGTCGGACGCGCAGCGCGAACAGATGTGGTTCCTGCGCGAGGCCATGGTCCTGGCCCAGAAGCCCGATGGCGCGAGCATCAAGAACGACGTGTCCGTGCCCATCTCGCGGGTCCCGCAATTCATTCGCGAGGCCAATGCCGCGACGACGGAACTCTGCCCCGGCATCCGGCATCTCGCGTTCGGCCATGTCGGCGACGGGAACGTCCATTACAATCTGGCCCAGCCGGTCGATGCCGACCCGCAGGCGTTCCTCGACCGCTGGGACGAGATCACCGGCCGGGTCATCGATATCGCGCTGTCGATGCGCGGCAGCTTTTCGGCCGAGCACGGCATCGGCAAGCTCAAGGTCCACGATCTGGCCGAGCGCAAGCCGGCCGTGGAACTGGACATGATGCGCATGATCAAGAATTCGCTCGACCCCAAGGGCCTGATGAACCCCGGCAAGGTCCTATAG
- a CDS encoding 2-oxoglutarate and iron-dependent oxygenase domain-containing protein: protein MTRGKLTIPLIDISGFESGNAAARDAIAAAVGAASEQYGFMRLTGHGVPAQTVADMFSQGTTFFANPETEKLAIRDQAANRGYVPMYDQVYPGEKPAGQESFSMGHPTPPTDEALGELPFYKPTPWPDLPGFHETMHDTYEAMFAVGETILSAMALHLGREPDFFVSALQNSYSNMRIIHYPEPGDIVDVTDFGSRPHEDRGLITLLIQDGNGGLDVEGPDGEWIAVEPDQASIICNVGRLLRRWTNNRYVSAIHRVVNRAGTSRQSIPLFVHPGFDQVVDAADFAAPGDKVKFEPVVAGPFTYEDFAMQRPSWKTQLAE, encoded by the coding sequence TTTGAAAGCGGTAATGCCGCGGCCCGCGACGCTATCGCGGCTGCGGTCGGCGCGGCGTCAGAACAGTATGGTTTCATGCGTTTGACAGGTCACGGCGTGCCAGCTCAAACGGTCGCGGATATGTTCTCGCAAGGCACGACGTTTTTCGCCAATCCCGAAACCGAGAAACTTGCGATCCGTGATCAGGCGGCCAACCGGGGCTATGTGCCGATGTACGATCAGGTCTATCCGGGTGAAAAGCCGGCCGGTCAGGAATCTTTCAGTATGGGCCACCCGACGCCGCCGACCGACGAAGCGCTGGGCGAGCTGCCCTTCTACAAGCCAACGCCATGGCCGGATTTACCCGGCTTTCACGAGACGATGCACGACACCTATGAAGCAATGTTTGCGGTCGGAGAGACGATACTCTCGGCAATGGCGCTACATCTGGGACGCGAGCCCGACTTCTTCGTCAGCGCGCTGCAAAACAGTTATTCGAACATGCGCATCATTCATTACCCCGAGCCTGGCGACATCGTCGATGTCACCGATTTCGGTTCGCGGCCGCACGAGGATCGCGGCTTGATCACGCTGCTGATTCAGGACGGGAACGGCGGCCTTGATGTGGAAGGGCCAGACGGTGAGTGGATTGCCGTCGAGCCCGATCAGGCTTCAATAATATGTAATGTCGGCCGGTTACTTCGCCGTTGGACCAACAACCGCTATGTGTCGGCGATCCATCGTGTCGTCAACCGTGCGGGCACCAGCCGCCAGTCGATCCCCCTGTTCGTGCATCCTGGCTTCGACCAGGTGGTCGATGCCGCTGACTTCGCCGCGCCGGGCGACAAGGTCAAGTTCGAACCCGTCGTCGCCGGACCATTCACTTATGAAGATTTCGCCATGCAGCGGCCATCCTGGAAGACTCAGCTAGCCGAGTAG